The following are encoded together in the Anaerostipes caccae L1-92 genome:
- a CDS encoding cation diffusion facilitator family transporter, whose amino-acid sequence MTELLISAFIKNKDDLKNHKVRQAYGTMGGAVGIFCNILLFAGKLTAGILTGAISITADAFNNLSDAASSIITLVGFRMAGRPADKNHPFGHGRIEYISGLLVSLAILLMGFELLKSSADKIFRPEDIVFRPVSIGILIVSILVKFWMSAFNKKVGNLIDSEAMKATATDSLSDCIATTAVLGGMLIFKFAGINVDGYVGILVAGFVMWAGFGAAKDTLSPLLGTAPDVELVEDIQNEVLDNELIVGVHDIIVHDYGPGRRMISLHAEVPYNVDILEAHDVIDNIEYHLMHKFNCDATIHMDPVVTDDEETNEARMMVEKIVKECGPELSIHDFRMVEGKTHNNLIFDLVVPYECDQEVGDITTYIRKEIRRHRENYFAVIKVDRSYI is encoded by the coding sequence ATGACAGAATTATTGATATCGGCATTTATTAAAAATAAGGATGATTTAAAAAACCATAAAGTCCGTCAGGCCTATGGCACAATGGGAGGGGCGGTGGGTATATTCTGCAATATCCTTCTCTTTGCAGGGAAACTGACCGCGGGGATTCTTACAGGGGCCATTTCCATTACCGCAGATGCCTTCAACAACCTTTCTGACGCGGCTTCTTCTATTATCACACTGGTTGGTTTCCGAATGGCAGGGCGTCCGGCGGACAAAAATCACCCGTTCGGACACGGAAGAATCGAATATATTTCAGGACTTCTGGTTTCTCTGGCTATACTGTTAATGGGCTTTGAACTGTTAAAATCTTCTGCTGATAAAATCTTCCGTCCGGAAGACATTGTGTTCCGTCCTGTGTCCATAGGGATTCTTATCGTATCCATACTGGTGAAATTCTGGATGTCGGCTTTCAATAAAAAGGTCGGAAACCTGATCGACTCAGAGGCCATGAAGGCCACGGCCACAGACAGTTTAAGCGACTGCATCGCTACAACGGCAGTCCTGGGCGGAATGCTGATCTTTAAGTTCGCCGGGATCAACGTGGACGGATATGTAGGTATTTTAGTAGCCGGATTTGTTATGTGGGCCGGATTCGGAGCTGCAAAGGATACCCTCTCGCCTCTGCTTGGAACCGCTCCCGATGTGGAACTGGTGGAGGATATACAAAATGAGGTTTTAGACAATGAGCTGATCGTAGGGGTGCATGATATTATCGTACATGACTACGGCCCGGGCCGGCGGATGATCTCGCTTCACGCCGAGGTGCCCTATAATGTTGATATTCTGGAGGCACATGACGTGATTGACAACATTGAATATCATCTGATGCATAAGTTTAACTGTGATGCCACCATTCATATGGACCCGGTTGTCACGGATGATGAAGAGACCAACGAGGCAAGAATGATGGTGGAAAAGATCGTAAAAGAATGCGGGCCCGAACTGTCCATCCATGATTTCAGAATGGTAGAGGGAAAAACGCACAACAACTTGATCTTTGACCTGGTCGTGCCCTATGAATGTGACCAGGAAGTGGGGGATATTACGACTTATATCAGAAAGGAGATCAGAAGACACCGGGAAAATTACTTTGCAGTGATCAAAGTGGACCGGAGTTATATCTGA
- a CDS encoding HEPN domain-containing protein — MIKNNYLDIAKNDLEYLESILAVGSTFYNQLAVQCQQVTEKFLKGYLELCFLDEDVSDLLRKHNMKKIAVRMNQWKPNLNLDTVGLAYLTDFYYDARYPGDDFYTVTKEEFDKCKEIMYDTILKLKEIPIKN; from the coding sequence ATGATTAAAAATAACTACCTGGACATTGCAAAAAATGACTTGGAGTATCTGGAATCTATCCTCGCTGTGGGGAGTACTTTCTATAACCAGCTTGCAGTACAGTGTCAGCAAGTGACAGAAAAATTTCTGAAAGGCTACCTGGAATTGTGTTTTTTAGATGAAGATGTTTCGGACTTATTAAGAAAGCATAATATGAAAAAGATTGCAGTCAGAATGAATCAGTGGAAGCCGAATTTAAATTTGGATACAGTGGGACTGGCCTATTTAACAGATTTTTATTATGATGCCAGGTATCCGGGCGACGATTTTTATACAGTGACAAAAGAAGAATTTGATAAATGTAAGGAAATTATGTACGATACTATTTTAAAACTGAAAGAGATTCCAATAAAAAATTGA
- a CDS encoding chromate transporter produces the protein MNKDILKQYAWLFRVNLIVSAFTFGGGYVVVPMLKKHFVTNRHVLSEEELFDIAAIAQSSPGAIAINLSALTGYRIAKLKGAVISCIAAILPPLILLSIISAGYQAFRSSHIVSAVLLGMQAGAAALIVDYITDMCRMILKKKSLFLTLMVPAAFLSNLAFHINAMLILILCSVLCLLKVWLHEKRRCQTCS, from the coding sequence ATGAATAAAGATATACTAAAACAATATGCCTGGCTGTTCCGGGTCAATTTGATCGTCAGTGCTTTTACTTTTGGCGGCGGCTACGTGGTCGTTCCCATGTTAAAAAAACATTTTGTGACAAACCGTCATGTTTTATCTGAGGAAGAGCTTTTTGATATCGCAGCGATTGCCCAGTCTTCTCCGGGAGCCATTGCAATTAATCTTTCGGCTCTCACAGGATACCGGATAGCCAAATTAAAGGGAGCCGTCATAAGCTGTATCGCGGCCATCCTGCCGCCGCTGATCCTGCTCTCCATCATTTCCGCTGGATATCAGGCTTTCAGGAGCAGTCATATCGTATCCGCCGTTCTCCTTGGCATGCAGGCAGGAGCCGCGGCACTGATCGTCGACTATATCACTGATATGTGCCGCATGATTTTGAAAAAGAAATCTCTTTTTCTTACCCTCATGGTTCCTGCTGCTTTTTTATCCAACCTCGCCTTCCACATCAATGCCATGCTGATTTTAATCTTATGTTCCGTCCTCTGCCTGTTGAAAGTATGGCTCCATGAAAAAAGGAGGTGCCAGACATGCTCTTAA
- a CDS encoding 3-isopropylmalate dehydratase large subunit — translation MGNTIIEKIIKRNTGTESVSPGQIVTVNVDRVMIHDIFIPFVAEKFEEMGFTKLWDPDKVVLIYDHLVPASAVEDIRHFKIGDAFVKKYGLKNIHRSDGICHQLMTECGYAKPGDIVFGTDSHTTTYGCVGCFSSGIGYTEMASILGTGEMWVRVPETIKVVIDGKLPDNVSSKDIILRLIGDLGADGATYKALEFSGSTVEEMSVASRMTISNMAIEAGAKAALFAPDEKTAEYSEVELSDVDWIYGDEDAEYCRTVVYKAEDLVPVVACPSQVDKIKPVSEVEGTELDQIFIGSCTNGRLEDLKAAAEILDGKKVADFVKLIVTPASRKIYIEASKAGYLKILAKAGAIITQPGCGLCCGRAGGILTDGEKILATNNRNFLGRMGTSKVEIYLGSPKTAAASAVAGKIVAAE, via the coding sequence ATGGGAAATACGATCATCGAAAAGATAATCAAAAGAAACACAGGGACGGAGTCGGTTTCTCCAGGTCAGATCGTGACTGTCAATGTAGACCGGGTAATGATCCATGATATTTTTATTCCGTTTGTGGCAGAAAAATTTGAAGAGATGGGATTTACAAAGCTGTGGGACCCGGACAAAGTAGTCTTGATTTATGATCATCTGGTTCCGGCCAGTGCGGTGGAAGATATCCGGCATTTTAAGATCGGTGATGCGTTTGTAAAGAAATACGGATTGAAAAACATTCACCGAAGCGATGGGATCTGTCATCAGCTCATGACAGAGTGCGGATATGCCAAACCGGGAGACATCGTATTTGGAACCGACTCACATACGACCACTTATGGATGCGTTGGCTGCTTTTCGTCAGGCATTGGGTACACAGAAATGGCATCAATTTTAGGAACCGGAGAAATGTGGGTCAGAGTACCGGAAACAATCAAGGTTGTCATCGATGGCAAACTTCCGGACAATGTATCTTCCAAAGACATTATTTTAAGACTGATCGGTGATCTGGGAGCCGACGGGGCGACTTACAAGGCGCTGGAGTTTTCCGGAAGTACAGTGGAAGAGATGAGTGTGGCTTCCCGGATGACGATTTCCAATATGGCCATTGAGGCTGGGGCAAAGGCGGCCTTATTTGCGCCGGATGAGAAGACAGCAGAGTATTCCGAAGTTGAGCTTTCCGACGTGGATTGGATTTATGGAGATGAGGATGCAGAGTATTGCAGAACGGTTGTCTATAAGGCAGAAGATCTGGTTCCAGTAGTCGCTTGTCCGTCTCAGGTGGATAAGATCAAACCGGTATCTGAGGTCGAAGGTACTGAACTTGACCAGATATTCATCGGTTCCTGTACCAATGGAAGACTGGAAGATCTGAAAGCAGCGGCAGAAATCCTCGATGGGAAAAAGGTTGCTGATTTTGTAAAGCTGATCGTGACCCCTGCCAGCAGGAAGATCTATATAGAGGCATCGAAAGCCGGGTATCTTAAAATTCTTGCCAAGGCAGGAGCTATTATCACCCAGCCGGGATGCGGACTCTGCTGCGGAAGAGCCGGAGGAATCCTCACCGACGGGGAGAAGATCTTGGCTACGAATAACAGGAATTTTCTTGGAAGAATGGGGACATCGAAGGTTGAAATTTATCTCGGGTCACCGAAGACGGCGGCGGCATCTGCTGTGGCTGGGAAGATCGTGGCGGCTGAGTAG
- a CDS encoding chromate transporter, producing MLLNLVRLFSTFFKIGLFSIGGGYAILPMIKEQVVLAKHWLTGQEFTDIITISQMTPGPIAVNTSSFVGIRVAGIPGAVVATVGCVICGFTISILLYRFFQKKSDSSYMSAVLDGLKASSLGLVLSAAFSILLLTLFGTDEHVVLSSFQLPAAILLVTAVLLLRKFKKPPVLVIVFTGIVGLLIY from the coding sequence ATGCTCTTAAATCTTGTTCGTTTATTCAGCACCTTCTTTAAAATCGGTCTGTTCAGCATCGGCGGAGGCTATGCGATCCTCCCGATGATCAAAGAACAGGTCGTACTTGCAAAACATTGGCTCACCGGTCAGGAATTTACCGATATCATTACGATCTCACAGATGACGCCCGGCCCTATCGCAGTCAACACTTCCTCCTTCGTGGGGATCCGGGTAGCCGGAATCCCCGGGGCAGTTGTGGCGACTGTGGGATGTGTGATCTGCGGATTTACCATCTCCATCCTTCTATACCGGTTTTTCCAGAAAAAAAGTGATTCATCCTATATGTCCGCTGTGCTGGACGGCCTGAAAGCTTCTTCCTTAGGGCTTGTCCTTTCGGCTGCTTTTTCCATCCTGCTGCTTACCCTGTTTGGCACGGATGAACATGTCGTCCTCTCATCTTTCCAGCTGCCTGCGGCCATTCTGCTCGTAACCGCTGTGCTTCTGCTTAGGAAGTTTAAAAAACCTCCTGTACTTGTAATTGTGTTTACGGGGATTGTCGGACTGCTTATCTATTGA
- a CDS encoding DUF6179 domain-containing protein, with translation MEYRLEELLPAAAGLTEKYTSKESSSITYETAQMLMEAVIYCIGLCEESYGGALRSKRGLRAEEAYSIGYEKVIEKTYEAKAVYDRLAMDFEDYGCVNYRDTMVSGMPQFFLRYDARFCPQDHILTLDYPTMNRYGEKSGIRLIYEYLCDAEREQRLLRCFDSRIITALLRHVEAKQDVDYMENICSLVLLQSLGCLISKKQLTDLTLTRTDTEEIRRYFSDDPTETIGDKVQEMIGLIIQRAGMEPWKQYFQREGNEVAVRIYNAMKYDALDALFYV, from the coding sequence ATGGAATACCGATTAGAGGAGCTGCTTCCGGCGGCAGCCGGTCTGACAGAGAAGTATACATCAAAAGAGAGCAGTTCAATCACCTATGAAACGGCACAGATGCTGATGGAGGCAGTTATATATTGTATCGGCCTGTGCGAAGAATCTTACGGAGGAGCGCTGCGGTCCAAAAGGGGCCTTCGTGCGGAGGAGGCCTACAGCATTGGGTATGAAAAGGTAATAGAAAAAACATATGAGGCAAAGGCTGTCTATGATCGTCTGGCCATGGATTTTGAAGATTATGGATGCGTCAATTACAGGGATACCATGGTCAGCGGCATGCCGCAGTTTTTTCTGCGCTATGATGCCAGATTCTGTCCTCAGGATCATATCCTGACACTGGATTATCCAACGATGAACAGATATGGAGAGAAAAGCGGAATAAGACTGATTTATGAGTATTTATGTGACGCAGAGAGAGAACAGAGACTTTTAAGATGTTTCGACAGCCGCATCATCACAGCTCTCCTGAGGCATGTGGAAGCAAAGCAGGACGTTGATTATATGGAAAATATTTGTTCTCTGGTCCTGCTCCAGTCTCTCGGATGTCTGATTTCAAAAAAACAGCTTACGGATTTAACTTTGACGAGAACAGATACAGAAGAGATACGGAGATATTTTTCAGATGACCCGACAGAAACAATAGGGGATAAAGTACAGGAAATGATTGGACTTATCATACAAAGGGCCGGAATGGAGCCCTGGAAACAATATTTTCAGAGAGAGGGGAATGAAGTCGCTGTTCGGATTTATAATGCCATGAAATATGACGCACTGGATGCATTATTTTATGTTTGA
- a CDS encoding MATE family efflux transporter: protein MKEQLTNDMSVGNPAKKLFFFAVPIVLGNLFQQLYNIIDSMVVGRFVGAQALAAVGASTAIVFLFVAVATGSSIGYSVVISQLFGAKDQDRMMTAIYTALISTFVLGLILMIIGAAGTGGILVLMRTPADIYRDAADYLRIYMFGLVFLFMYNTLNAVYNALGASKIPLYFLAGSSILNIVLDLYFVIRLQMGVTGVAWATLIAQGLAAVISFINLLFRLKKIETETKPVLFDRKILFQMGRIAVPSMVQQSIVSFGMVFVQSLVNSFGSVVLAGYTAATKIDSIAIMPMVNVGNAVSTFTAQNIGAKKPERIREGLRAGRLMAAGIAVVITGILFFKGDVLVAQFVDEAVNAEVIAIGVDYLRVVSVFYALMGLMNVVNAVLRGAGDVGVFMAGTLCNFGCRVVFAYILAHFLGASGIWWSVPIGWAAAFTIGTLRYRSGKWKEKGIVEREKDCKETGESI from the coding sequence ATGAAGGAACAGCTGACCAATGACATGAGTGTAGGAAATCCCGCAAAGAAGTTATTTTTCTTTGCGGTTCCCATTGTGCTGGGCAATTTATTTCAGCAGCTTTATAACATTATTGATTCTATGGTAGTGGGAAGATTCGTCGGTGCACAGGCACTTGCCGCCGTTGGAGCATCGACGGCCATTGTTTTTTTATTTGTAGCAGTGGCGACCGGTTCCAGCATCGGTTATTCTGTTGTCATTTCCCAGCTGTTTGGGGCAAAGGATCAGGACCGGATGATGACGGCGATCTATACAGCCTTAATTTCTACATTTGTCTTAGGACTGATTTTAATGATCATAGGTGCGGCGGGGACGGGAGGAATCCTCGTACTGATGAGGACACCGGCGGATATTTACCGGGATGCCGCAGATTATCTGAGAATCTATATGTTTGGTCTCGTGTTCTTATTTATGTATAATACTTTAAACGCGGTTTATAATGCACTTGGCGCGTCAAAAATTCCTCTTTATTTTCTGGCAGGCTCCTCGATCTTGAATATTGTTCTGGATTTGTATTTTGTGATCCGGCTTCAAATGGGAGTGACCGGGGTCGCATGGGCAACTCTGATCGCGCAGGGGCTGGCGGCAGTCATTTCGTTTATCAATCTGCTGTTCCGCCTTAAAAAGATCGAGACAGAAACAAAGCCGGTTTTATTTGACCGAAAGATTCTTTTCCAGATGGGACGGATTGCAGTGCCGTCTATGGTGCAGCAGTCGATCGTTTCATTTGGCATGGTGTTTGTACAAAGCCTCGTCAACAGTTTCGGATCTGTGGTGCTCGCAGGATATACGGCGGCTACGAAGATCGACTCGATTGCAATCATGCCGATGGTAAACGTGGGAAATGCAGTGTCCACGTTTACGGCGCAGAATATCGGGGCGAAAAAACCGGAGCGGATCAGAGAAGGGCTGAGAGCGGGCAGACTTATGGCGGCAGGCATCGCAGTTGTCATTACGGGAATTCTGTTTTTTAAAGGTGATGTGCTGGTTGCTCAGTTTGTGGATGAAGCGGTCAATGCAGAAGTTATTGCCATCGGTGTGGATTATTTAAGGGTCGTATCTGTGTTTTATGCACTGATGGGACTTATGAACGTGGTAAATGCGGTTCTCCGCGGAGCAGGAGATGTGGGTGTATTTATGGCGGGTACCCTCTGCAATTTCGGATGCAGGGTAGTATTTGCTTATATCCTGGCTCATTTTCTGGGAGCGTCCGGAATCTGGTGGTCTGTCCCGATCGGATGGGCTGCGGCATTTACGATCGGAACCTTGAGATACCGAAGCGGCAAGTGGAAGGAAAAAGGAATTGTGGAGCGGGAGAAGGATTGTAAAGAGACGGGGGAGAGTATATAA
- a CDS encoding nucleotidyltransferase domain-containing protein, which yields MMIKIYRENYEHLPKRFINKIESDLDYLVKADIPGLKGVYLFGSCARGNIRNGSDIDLLIFTEQKLEDRALAADIRWTLDDEISGISTDVVYANKESIKENTIFKRILNRDKKLILEVIK from the coding sequence ATGATGATAAAGATTTATCGGGAAAATTATGAGCATTTGCCCAAACGTTTTATTAATAAAATAGAATCGGATCTTGACTATTTGGTAAAAGCTGATATTCCCGGTTTAAAAGGAGTGTATTTATTTGGCAGCTGTGCGCGGGGAAATATCCGAAATGGAAGTGATATAGACCTTCTCATATTTACAGAACAAAAATTGGAAGACAGGGCATTGGCAGCGGATATCAGATGGACCTTAGATGATGAGATATCCGGTATATCCACGGATGTCGTCTATGCTAACAAAGAATCTATAAAGGAAAATACTATTTTTAAGAGAATATTGAACAGAGATAAAAAGTTAATACTGGAGGTGATAAAATGA
- a CDS encoding 3-isopropylmalate dehydratase small subunit, with translation MEKFTGKVWVLGDDIDTDIIIPTEYLALPTVEDMKQYGFSPLRPELASQIKEGDIIVAGKNFGCGSSREQAPEIIKALKIKCVIAKSFARIFFRNSINNGLLLIENDQIQEKVKEGDTLDVTLGESIVHDGREYPIQPLPQNLMDIIEAGGLVEAMKKRNGVK, from the coding sequence ATGGAAAAATTTACAGGAAAAGTATGGGTACTGGGCGATGATATCGATACGGATATCATCATTCCTACAGAGTATCTGGCGCTTCCGACCGTAGAAGACATGAAGCAGTACGGATTTTCTCCGCTGCGTCCGGAGCTGGCATCTCAGATAAAAGAAGGCGATATCATTGTGGCCGGAAAAAACTTTGGCTGCGGTTCCTCCAGAGAGCAGGCGCCGGAGATCATCAAGGCCCTGAAAATAAAATGTGTCATTGCCAAATCTTTTGCCCGCATTTTCTTCCGGAACTCTATTAACAATGGACTTCTGCTCATCGAAAATGACCAGATCCAGGAGAAAGTGAAAGAAGGAGATACTCTTGATGTAACGCTGGGCGAGTCTATTGTGCATGACGGCAGGGAGTATCCGATCCAGCCGCTGCCTCAGAATCTGATGGACATTATAGAAGCCGGAGGACTGGTGGAAGCAATGAAGAAAAGAAATGGGGTGAAATAG
- a CDS encoding LysR family transcriptional regulator encodes MTIRRLYIFKTVCEEGSITGAAKKLYMTQPAVSHVIHELEEELGTVLFDRISKKVFLNQTGKLLLKKTVRILELYEDLEKGVYDLEKQAVLRVGASITISSFWLPGAMKRFKDSYPGTPVSVQVCKASDVLSMLHKNEIDLALIEGAVSDSTLDSTAFSSFCLYAFCSPDHPWADVKDIELERLLEQPLLLREKGSATRDVLDSVLLLHDLKAEPFWTSVNSQVLIRAAEEGLGITVLPERLVAEEVSKGKLKKIEIRGIELKNENHIVVHKDKYRTGPMKEFISILLERNENISDL; translated from the coding sequence ATGACCATAAGGCGTTTATATATTTTTAAAACAGTATGCGAGGAAGGAAGTATCACCGGGGCTGCGAAGAAGCTCTATATGACCCAGCCGGCAGTATCCCATGTAATCCATGAACTGGAAGAAGAACTTGGCACTGTGCTGTTTGACCGTATATCAAAGAAAGTCTTTTTAAACCAGACGGGGAAGTTATTATTAAAAAAGACAGTCCGCATCCTGGAGCTGTATGAAGATCTGGAAAAAGGAGTGTACGATCTGGAGAAACAGGCCGTACTCCGTGTCGGGGCCAGCATCACCATATCAAGCTTCTGGCTGCCCGGGGCTATGAAACGATTTAAAGATTCATATCCCGGGACGCCGGTCAGTGTTCAGGTATGCAAGGCTTCGGATGTCCTTTCCATGCTCCATAAGAATGAGATCGATCTGGCACTGATCGAGGGTGCTGTCTCAGACAGTACACTGGACAGCACAGCCTTTTCTTCGTTTTGTCTGTATGCTTTTTGTTCTCCGGACCATCCATGGGCAGATGTTAAGGATATTGAACTTGAAAGACTTCTGGAACAGCCGCTTCTGCTTCGTGAAAAGGGGAGTGCGACCAGGGATGTGCTGGACAGCGTCCTGCTTTTGCATGATCTGAAGGCCGAGCCTTTTTGGACCAGTGTAAACTCTCAGGTTTTGATCCGGGCGGCAGAGGAAGGCCTTGGAATCACCGTGCTGCCGGAACGCCTTGTGGCAGAGGAAGTCTCAAAAGGGAAATTAAAGAAAATAGAAATCAGGGGCATAGAGCTTAAGAACGAGAATCATATCGTTGTCCATAAGGATAAGTACCGCACAGGGCCCATGAAAGAATTTATCAGTATATTGCTTGAGAGAAATGAAAATATAAGTGATTTGTGA
- a CDS encoding alpha/beta fold hydrolase codes for MRSTDGIKIAVYDYNPFGEETVVLIHGWPLSHLMYEYQTELLCRQGYRVVTLDLRGFGNSDTPAFGYSYDQMSQDIFQVIRRLKLKNFTLVGFSMGGAIVLRYMRKFKSFGVKKLILLAAAAPSWTKRRDFPYGLTREYVNELIEMAETDRPQLCYNFSHEQLFASPQSEPAVNWFEQIALSASGLGTVRAAVSLRDEDGREDLQAVHVPTWIIHGKKDVVVSNDLVRIQHDEICGSKLIQLDESGHGIVYDQLELFNKYFFNAVRA; via the coding sequence GTGAGATCAACGGATGGAATAAAGATTGCAGTCTATGATTATAATCCATTTGGGGAGGAGACTGTCGTTTTAATTCACGGATGGCCTTTATCCCACCTGATGTATGAATATCAGACGGAACTTTTATGCAGGCAGGGTTACCGGGTGGTGACACTGGATCTGAGAGGCTTTGGAAATTCTGATACTCCGGCTTTTGGCTATTCTTATGATCAGATGTCTCAGGATATTTTCCAGGTAATCAGAAGGCTGAAACTGAAGAACTTCACGCTTGTGGGATTTTCTATGGGAGGAGCCATTGTCCTTCGATATATGAGGAAATTCAAAAGTTTTGGTGTCAAAAAATTGATTCTTTTGGCAGCTGCAGCTCCATCATGGACAAAAAGAAGAGACTTCCCGTATGGACTGACAAGAGAATATGTCAATGAACTGATCGAAATGGCAGAAACTGACCGGCCGCAGCTCTGTTATAATTTCAGTCATGAGCAGCTGTTTGCAAGTCCTCAGTCTGAACCGGCGGTAAATTGGTTTGAACAGATCGCACTCTCCGCTTCCGGGCTCGGAACGGTACGGGCCGCAGTTTCTCTGAGAGATGAAGACGGCAGAGAAGACCTGCAGGCCGTTCATGTGCCGACATGGATCATTCACGGTAAAAAGGATGTTGTGGTGTCAAATGATTTGGTGCGGATACAGCATGATGAAATCTGCGGTTCCAAGCTGATCCAGCTGGACGAAAGCGGACACGGCATTGTGTACGATCAGCTGGAGTTATTTAACAAATACTTTTTCAATGCTGTCAGAGCATAA
- a CDS encoding DUF6323 family protein, whose amino-acid sequence MEENFYELLIREKEEEELRVIEACSEKTDGRFGLSLSKEQARELIAGRNESLRKYQRVEFGKGILDKLIYTFCDSQFIDQAHYAEILKELQDIFYQFKNESMDRLTDDELLEFMREQFETVCFGDLEYLRGTCLERYSRAVRGGYDGVQKSRGSEYEQFSEEQRWDDRLYLSILKEMFWE is encoded by the coding sequence ATGGAAGAGAATTTTTATGAATTGCTGATCAGGGAAAAAGAGGAAGAGGAACTAAGAGTCATTGAAGCATGCAGCGAGAAGACAGATGGGAGATTTGGACTGAGCCTGTCAAAAGAACAGGCGAGAGAATTGATCGCAGGGAGGAATGAAAGTCTAAGAAAATATCAGAGAGTGGAATTCGGGAAAGGTATTTTAGATAAACTGATCTATACGTTTTGTGATTCCCAATTTATAGACCAGGCTCATTATGCTGAAATATTAAAGGAACTTCAGGACATTTTTTATCAGTTCAAAAATGAATCCATGGACAGACTCACAGACGATGAACTTCTTGAATTTATGAGAGAACAGTTTGAGACTGTGTGTTTTGGGGACCTGGAATATCTCAGAGGAACCTGCCTGGAACGGTACTCCAGAGCTGTGAGAGGGGGATATGACGGTGTTCAAAAGAGCCGGGGCAGCGAGTATGAACAGTTCAGCGAAGAACAGCGCTGGGATGACAGACTCTATCTGAGTATATTAAAGGAAATGTTCTGGGAGTGA
- a CDS encoding N-acetylmuramoyl-L-alanine amidase: MAGVILDAGHGGYDNGAQFNGRREKDDTLRLTLAVGQALRDRGVPVQYTRQTDVYQSPIEKARIGNESGADYFVSIHRNSSPLPNTYSGVETLVYNDSGIKAEMARNVNRRLSEVGFTDLGVKERPGLAVLRRTNIPAILIEAGFINTVKDNELFDSRFNDIANAIADGIVDTIGSGQQELGSTYRVQIGLYRNFSNAQYALNEALAQGFDGDIVYEEPYYAVQLGDFRTLDEAVQLENELKQRGYDTLVVKK, from the coding sequence ATGGCAGGCGTAATTTTGGATGCCGGGCACGGCGGTTATGACAATGGTGCCCAGTTTAATGGAAGAAGGGAAAAAGACGATACATTAAGACTGACTCTGGCAGTGGGTCAGGCGCTGAGAGACAGGGGAGTCCCGGTACAGTATACGAGACAGACCGATGTCTATCAGTCTCCGATTGAGAAGGCCAGGATCGGAAATGAGAGCGGGGCCGATTACTTTGTCTCTATACACAGAAATTCAAGCCCGCTTCCCAACACATACAGCGGAGTGGAGACTCTCGTTTACAATGACAGTGGTATCAAGGCCGAGATGGCCAGGAATGTAAACCGCAGATTAAGCGAGGTTGGATTTACTGACCTGGGAGTCAAGGAACGGCCGGGACTTGCGGTTCTCAGACGGACGAATATCCCTGCAATACTGATCGAGGCCGGCTTCATCAATACGGTAAAAGATAATGAGCTTTTTGATTCAAGATTTAACGACATTGCAAATGCCATTGCAGACGGAATTGTTGACACGATTGGATCAGGACAACAGGAGCTTGGCAGTACCTACCGGGTGCAGATCGGACTGTACCGCAATTTCTCCAATGCGCAGTACGCGCTGAATGAAGCGCTTGCTCAGGGCTTTGACGGAGATATCGTGTATGAGGAGCCATATTATGCCGTACAGCTTGGAGACTTCAGAACGCTTGATGAAGCAGTCCAATTAGAAAATGAGCTGAAGCAGCGAGGCTATGATACCCTGGTGGTCAAAAAATAA